The following proteins are co-located in the Silene latifolia isolate original U9 population chromosome 1, ASM4854445v1, whole genome shotgun sequence genome:
- the LOC141642893 gene encoding metalloendoproteinase 1-MMP-like, translating to MHLPLSISVIFFSFLLYPILVFPATWHHFSKLANLKKGTRVTGIGNLKHYFHRFGYLPPSPANFSDDFDTELESAILSYQRNLGLPVTGKLDRDTIDVIMSPRCGHDDNTHRFVSETRRFAYFAGRPRWVEAKKPMKAMTLTYAFDKNHLINYITEKEIKSVFKRAFKRWSIVIPVNFTEVENYYTAEIKIGFFKGDHGDGEPFDGVLGVLGHAFSPENGRLHLDGDETWAVDFDTEKSKVAVDLESVVTHEIGHVLGLAHSKVKDAIMYPSLRARSRKVDLRIDDVEGVQALYGSNPSFDYGSLLESEKSSSCGAGGCRGVFGLSIWWLWIVTSLFIHLL from the coding sequence ATGCACTTACCGTTATCCATATCCGTCATCTTTTTCTCTTTCTTACTTTATCCGATACTAGTATTTCCCGCCACCTGGCACCATTTCTCGAAACTCGCAAACCTCAAAAAAGGCACACGTGTCACCGGAATTGGCAATCTCAAACACTACTTCCACCGTTTCGGCTACCTACCTCCGTCACCGGCGAACTTCTCCGACGACTTCGACACCGAGTTAGAATCCGCCATTTTAAGCTACCAGCGCAACCTCGGGTTACCGGTCACCGGAAAACTCGATAGGGACACAATCGACGTAATCATGTCGCCGAGGTGCGGCCACGACGACAACACCCACCGCTTCGTAAGCGAAACGCGTCGTTTCGCGTATTTCGCTGGACGACCGCGGTGGGTGGAGGCTAAAAAGCCCATGAAGGCTATGACACTAACATACGCGTTTGATAAAAatcatttaattaattatataaccGAGAAGGAAATAAAATCGGTATTTAAACGCGCTTTTAAGCGCTGGTCGATTGTAATACCCGTAAATTTTACTGAAGTGGAGAATTATTATACGGCCGAGATTAAAATCGGGTTTTTTAAAGGAGACCATGGTGACGGAGAGCCGTTCGATGGTGTATTAGGTGTTTTAGGACACGCATTTAGTCCGGAAAATGGGAGATTACATTTAGACGGAGATGAAACGTGGGCCGTCGATTTCGACACGGAGAAATCAAAAGTAGCCGTTGATTTAGAATCAGTGGTTACGCACGAGATTGGTCACGTGCTTGGACTTGCTCATTCTAAAGTTAAGGATGCTATTATGTATCCGAGTTTGAGGGCTAGGAGTCGGAAAGTGGACCTTCGTATTGATGACGTGGAAGGTGTACAGGCTTTGTATGGGTCGAACCCGAGTTTTGATTATGgttcgttgttggagtcggaaaAGAGTTCGAGTTGCGGTGCTGGTGGTTGTCGTGGAGTGTTTGGATTGTCGATATGGTGGTTGTGGATTGTTACGAGCTTGTTTATTCATTTGCTATAG